In a genomic window of Scyliorhinus torazame isolate Kashiwa2021f chromosome 5, sScyTor2.1, whole genome shotgun sequence:
- the LOC140422302 gene encoding uncharacterized protein: MEKPWKCEDCGKGFKGPNELERHQCSLTGEKPFTCSDCGKGFTQLSRLQRHQRVHTGEKPFTCSQCEKRFTHIGNLRRHEQVHTGERPFICSDCGKGFTQLCRLQSHQRVHTGERPFTCSQCTKGFTDIGNLRRHERVHTGERPFTCSHCETDFIDSVRLRRHERIHTGERPFTCSQCEKGFTDIGSLRKHERVHTGERPFTCFQCEKGFIDIGNLRRHERVHTGERPFICSQCEKGFNVIGNLRRHERIHTGERPFICSVCDKGFIQLCRLQSHQRVHTGEKPFICPVCDKGFTELSSLQKHNVTHTKSRPFECSDCRKGFKSSQLLMSHQRIHSEERPFSCSHCTKRFRTSSNLIKHERGHTGESLFTSPTVKRLTRSSLAEPQCHSHQ; the protein is encoded by the coding sequence atggagaaaccatggaaatgtgaggattgtgggaagggattcaaagggccgaacgagctggaaaggcatcaatgcagtctcactggagagaagccgttcacctgctctgactgtgggaagggattcactcagttatccagactgcagagacaccagagagttcacactggagagaagcctttcacctgctctcagtgtgaaaagagattcactcacattggcaacctgcggagacacgaacaagttcacactggggagaggccgttcatctgctctgactgtgggaagggattcactcagttatgcagactgcagagccaccagagagttcacactggggagaggcctttcacctgctctcagtgtacaaagggattcactgacattggcaacctgcggagacacgaacgagttcacactggagagagaccgttcacctgctctcactgtgaaacGGATTTCATTGATAGTGTCaggctgcggagacacgaacgaattcacactggagagaggcctttcacctgctctcagtgtgaaaagggattcactgacattggcagcctgcggaaacacgaacgagttcacactggagagaggcctttcacctgctttcagtgtgaaaagggattcattgatATTGGCAACCTTcgtagacacgaacgagttcacactggagagaggcctttcatctgctctcagtgtgaaaagggattcaatgtcattggcaacctgcggagacacgaacgaattcacaccggggagaggccattcatctgctctgtgtgtgataagggattcattcagttatgcagactgcagagccaccagagagttcacaccggggagaagccgttcatctgtcctgtgtgtgataagggattcactgaattatccagcctgcagaaacacaatgtcactcacaccaagagcaggccctttgaatgctctgactgcaggaagggtttcaaaagctcacagctactgatgtcccaccagcgcattcactctgaggagagaccgttcagctgctctcattgcacaaagaggtttagaacctcatccaacctgataaaacacgagcgaggtcacaccggggagagcctgttcacctctccgactgtgaAAAGAttaactcggtcatcacttgctgagccacaatgtcactcacaccaatga